CGTCCTAGCACTCATTTGAATAAGGTCGGATATGATAATGTAATTGCTAAATTTGAAGAGAAGACTGGCTTGAAGTATAACAAACTTAAGTTCAAGAATAAATGGGCCAAGTTAAAGAAGGACTACAATCTATGGAAGAAATTAATAAGCAGAGAGACTGGATTAGGTTGGGATGAAGCTAGGAGAACCATTATTGCATCTAATGATTGGTGGGCCAAAGCGAAGAAGGTATAATGAtgcttatttttctaaaatttttaagcacGCATTGTAAATACTTATCGTAATATTATCTTTGTGTTCCATAGGATCTACCCGGATGTCTCAAGTTTAAGTTAAGAGGACTTCAGAACGAACATTTACTCCAAGAAATTTTTGAAGACCCTCGAAACACAGGAAATGATCATTGGAATCCTGCTAGGGGTGATCTACCAGAAAGTTCATCCCAGCCTCCTCCTACTATTAATGTTAATGACATAGAAGAAGTGAATGGAGTTGATAACGATGATAGTGGTGACGAAGATTTCACTCCTCCTGCAAAGAGAGCTAAGAGAGCTCGTGGTAAGGAGGTGAAGAAACCCAAAACTAGTGGTGGAAATTGGTTCTATGAACAAATGACCC
This is a stretch of genomic DNA from Oryza brachyantha chromosome 1, ObraRS2, whole genome shotgun sequence. It encodes these proteins:
- the LOC102717583 gene encoding L10-interacting MYB domain-containing protein-like isoform X4, with amino-acid sequence MDPSEDELNGANNAEWTDENTRIVCELFAFEVRDGKRPSTHLNKVGYDNVIAKFEEKTGLKYNKLKFKNKWAKLKKDYNLWKKLISRETGLGWDEARRTIIASNDWWAKAKKDLPGCLKFKLRGLQNEHLLQEIFEDPRNTGNDHWNPARGDLPESSSQPPPTINVNDIEEVNGVDNDDSGDEDFTPPAKRAKRARGKEVKKPKTSGGNWFYEQMTRFVDNQEKTAATVESFVRREDTSGCAIKDVMALVKECGVIFGTNEHFIATEIFTKKSEREMFMTLDNAEERLAWLKMKHEAKLAKLEK